AGTTGAGCCGGGCTCGCTTCTTATCATCCGCTTCGACAACCCACCAGGGTGCTTCCGAGAAATTGGTGCGGGCAAACATCTCTTCCTTGGCGACGGTGTACTGTTCCCACCGCCGGCGCGATTCAAGATCCATCGGGCTGAGCTTCCACTGCTTCAGCGGATCGTCGATACGGCATTGGAAGCGAAACTGTTGCTCCTGGTCGCTGATCGAGAACCAATACTTGATCAGGTACATGCCTGATTGGACCAGCATCCGTTCAAACTCAGGTACAGTTCGAAAGAACTCTTCCAGTTGCTGTTGATTGCAGAAGCCCATTACACGTTCGACGCCAGCCCGGTTGTACCAACTGCGATCGAACAAGACGATCTCTCCGCCGGCTGGCAAGTGCTGTACATAGCGTTGAAAATACCACTGTGTTTGCTCGCGTTGGCTCGGGGCCGACAAGGCTACCACGCGGCACACGCGGGGATTCAATCGCTGCGTAATGCGTTTAATTGCACCTCCTTTGCCGGCTGCATCCCGTCCTTCAAATAGGACCGCAACTTTCGCCTTGCTTTCGACCACCCAGTTTTGCAGCTTGATCAGTTCACGCTGCAGACGCAGCAGTTCCCGGAAGTAGACTCTCCGCGACAAATGCCCCTCTTCGATCGCTTCGTCGCGCGAGCCCACGCGATCCATCATCGCGTCTTCCAATTCGGCTTCGAACTCTTCGTCTAGCGAATCGAGGATTTCATTGTGTAAGCGTTCGTGGTCGTCACTAGGATTGGAGTCACTCATAATCATCTTTTGCCATCAATGAAAAACTACTCGTACCAACTTAGGATATATTCCGCGGAAAGCTTTCCCTGCTGCTGCGAAGCCAATTCCGAGGACAAGGGAACGTAGCCTGCATCAAGTAAAGCTTGTTGTCCTTCGCGGCTCAACAGAAAACGCAAAACACGATCGACTGGTGCAGGCAAAATCCCACAAAACCCACTAGGGGCGTTTTGCATTGGAGCTTAAGAAAGTGCCCAGGGTTTGAATCGCATCGTTTGCGACAATGGAATAGGCCGCCAAAAGAAACCCAATAATCGCCACTGTTGTTGCCATGCGAGTTCCTTTCCACATCAACCACTGCTAGTTCCCTAATGGCTGATTCTAGCAGATTCAATCGCCGACAAACGTTAATTATCAATGAAGCAATTCACAGGAACAAAGTAACTCATTACTGCATTCTGGCGAATGTGACAGGTCCTGTAGAGCCTGGCTACGAAGTACTTGGATTCTGTTCGTTCAAGAGATTCGTGCCATTTCGTATATCAAACAGGATCTTCGGGGCTTCTTCCGAGATGGCCATCACCACGGGATGCAGCAGTTTCCGTTGGGCGGTAATCGCGAAGAAATGGCTTCGCAGCTCTTCAAGTGTTCCCACTAGTTCGACGTTGTATTGCTGGCATACCTGATCCAGTACGGCCGCTGGCGTGGGAAAGACGCCGGCCCCCCCTCTTCCGAATTCCTTGAGCATTGCGCTGTCGTCGAACTGAGCCACGATCTTCGGGCAGATATCGTTTTCGTCAAACCATCGATCGAGATTGCGTCGCAATTCCGTTTGTGGCGATGGCAATAGCAACGGAGCACGCTGCAGCGATTGGGGAAAGTCTGCCCGCAGTTGGTCGGCCATTGGCTTGACGGCACAAAACGCGACCGCGCAGTCCCCCAACGGATGATTAAAACAACGCTTGTTGCCGTCGGACGAAATCGATCGATCCGAGATGATCAAGTCGTGCCGATGCCGAGCAAGGTCTGCCACCAACTGTTCCATCGGGGCTTCGTGGTAATCAATCTGCACCGGTTCAGGAAACCGGAGAGCGGCCTCCAGCAGTCGGTAGGTGATCAGTTTGGGCACGTACATCGGTACGCCCACACTCAGCCGTAGCGACCGCTGCGACGGCAGCCCGCGTAAGCTACCTAACATTTCACGCCCCGCCGAGAAGATTTCGTCGGCGTATTCAAAGACGGTTGAACCGACATCGGTCAGCCGTAGTTCGCGCCCACTTCGATCGAACAGTTCGTGATTCAGCGATTTCTCGAGCTTCTTAATCTGGGAACTCACCGTCGGCTGAGAAAGATGCAAGTGATCACATGCCGCCGTAATACTGCCCTGACGTACGGCCACCCAAAAATAGAACAAGTGCAGGAAATTCAAATCCTGGAGACGCTCAATCATCAGTTCGTTTATCCAATGCTCCCGCTCGTATCGTGGGGCTGCGACACCTGCGGAATTCCAAGGCAGCGATAGCTCTTAAGGGGTGCCTGACATTCTAGCTATCAGCTTTCATTTGTCCGCTGCCATCGGCTTAATTGATGAAGAAAAGGGATAGTTTTCGCCCCTTAGCCTGCTTGCATAGAAATTTTAAATGTCTGACCAAGACAGACGCCAGCATAGAAATTTTGAATGTCAGGCAACGAAAGAAAATAGGGGGTTCTGAACTCGACTTTTCCGTATAACTCTACATGCCGCGAGCCACGGTTGGGTCGCCAATGCATGAAACGATCTTCGTGATTGCATGATTCTTTCGGACAGAAGAGGCTACACAGTGCTTAAGCGAGTGCTACTTCACTTGAGCGGATCCTTCGGAGCAGATCAAGTCATTGAATTGGGAGCGAGAATCTCTCATCGCACGTCCGCGCGACTGCGAGGCCTTTCCACCCTGGATACCAGTGGCCTGCAAAACGCTGGACACTTAGACTCCGCCGCGTATGCCGTTTCCGAGTCGCATCGAATCGCTCATGCCGAGCGACGGCAACGGATTTCGCACCAGCAAATGGAGCAAGTCGGCCAGCGTTACCAGATTGACTTCGATACGCTGGGCATCGAAGGGAACCCGATTCAAAGCCTGGTCCGCGAAGCGCAATACCACGATCTGCTGATCACGCGATCGGCCGATCATGCTCGTCAGTTGCCTGGTGAATTGAATGCCCCTGAGCTGATCGAGCTTGTCGTTCAAAGTCGCCAGCCGGTTTATATTTCGCGCGGATCGAACACGAACCCGAACCGATTTCTCCTTGTTTACGATGGCTCGGAATCGTCGGCTCGCGTGATTCGCACCTTCCTGACGCAAAAACCAGTACGCAGTGCCCATTGCCGTCTGCTGGGTGTCGGTGCGGCGGCCGATCCTTCGTCGAAGCTCCTTAACTCGATGCGTGACTACTGCGAGGCCAGGCACGCTGATCTCGAGGTCGGACGGCTTGCCGGTTCACCACGCAAGGTGCTCATTCCCTACGCGCGCAAGTGGGCCCCCGACGTCGTCGTCATGGGGGTTCCGCGTGTAACAGGGCTATGGAGGAGAATCCGAGGACACGTCGCTTTAGATTTCCTCCATCACACGCAGTTCGATCTGTACCTGATGGGATGACCCAACCAACTACCGCGCCAGTATCCCCCCGGTACGATTCCACGGATGAAAGAAGCAGGAACATGATTCGAGAAGGTTTTTGGACGGAAGTCTTCAGGCTCAACGGCTCGGTAACTCCGCTAGTGGCAGGGCGATTACTTGGCTTTACCGCATTCGGAGCGATCATCTACGCTTTATTTGAAGCGTTTCATTTGAAGAACGGCCTGGCAACCGCGCATTACGAATACATTGGTGCCGTCCTGGCATTGCTCTTGGTTCTTCGTACCAATGCTGGCTACGACCGCTGGTGGGAAGCACGCAAGATCTGGGGAGGCATCGTCAATCAGTCACGTAACCTGGCCCAAATTGGCCTGATTTACGGCCCGACGAATCCCTCCTGGCGAGAAGACTACACGCGTTGGGTGGCTGCGTTTTCGGCGACTTGCCACCATAGCCTGCGAGGGGAACACAAGTTCGACGAAATCCAAGGGATGTGCGAGATCGTCGGGACAGCCGAAACGCGTCGGCTCAGCCAGGCCGACCATATGCCGTTGTACGCGATTCACCGGGTGGCAGACCTGCTGAAGCAAGCCGTCGACTCTGGCGAGATGGATCGCTTTTACTTTCTACAAGCCGAATCGGAGCGAGCGAAACTGATCGATCACATCGGCGGCTGCGAGCGAATCTTAAAAACGCCGTTGGCCTCGGCGTTTTCGATCAAGATCCGCCGCTTCCTGTTTCTGTACCTGATGTTCTTGCCGATCGCGATTGTCGACGCGGCAGGCGTGGCGACGCCGCTGATCGTATTTCTGGTGGCTTATCCGTTACTGGCCCTCGATCAAATTGGCGTCGAATTAGAAAACCCGTTCAGCAAGTCACGGCTCAATCACCTTCCGTTGAATCAAATTTCAGAAACGATTCGCGGCAACCTGATGGCCTCGCTGGAACCGCTGCCGCCAATCATTCCCCACAATGCGGTACCGATTCCTAAACCGAAATCGCGGCAAGGGGAAGTTGTGATTGCCTACCCCGAGGAAGGCTACGCAACCTATCCTTTTCCCTCCCCGGCCGAGTCGTAGGAGCACTTATTTGGCCGCTTTGTTCGGCTGACGATACAAGACCAACACAGGCTCACCAGAGACCTCAATTGAAACCAATGCCCGATTCGCATCGATGCGTTTCCTCAGACCATCGATGCGGATCACGTCGACCTTGGCGTCCGCCGCGACGCCAAGGTCGACAATTTTCTTGCCGTTGTCGTTCCATACGACTTTCAGGCATTCTCCCTGGTCATCGACAAACAGAAACTCCTGCGTCCCGTCAGGGTGCTGTTTCTCTGCCTGGAACTTCTTCACGGCCAGGCTATTGATCATGTGGTAATATGCCACGGCATCCAAACGTGGGTTGTAGTTGTTGAATTTGCAGTCAAACACACAGTGAGCATCGCCGAACTGGCCGCGGGCGTTGCCGTCTTTATCAGGATACATGATCGTAAACCAACTGACCGTTTCTCCCCCTTCGGCAAAGAAGACGGTGCACTTCTTAATCAACTCGACAGCAACGGCCAACCGCGCCTGACCTTGGCTGTTGAGCCCCAGCTCGGTCGAGTGGATCGGTTTCACCGCGCCGTACTTGCGCATCAGCTCGCGATACTCGGCCATCGTGCGGCGAACGTTGGTGTAGTGCTCGTAAATGTGAAAATCATACGAGTCGAGGTAGTTCTGATAGCCTGCCTGAAAATACTCTTCGTTCGGCTCGACGGACGTACCGATCACGTGGATCTCCGGATCGAACGCTTTCACTGCCTCGTAGACCGTTTTGTAAGCTTTCACGTTATCCAGCACGACTTGCCCCTTGCCGTGTGGTTCGTTGCCTAGCGCGATCATGGCGAGGCCCTGGTCAGAGTAAGCTTCCAGGAAGTTGGTCATCCCTTCTCGTAGCGACTCCTCGGTCACACTTTTGAATCCTTCGTCTTCGACCTGCGAACAAGGCGTACCGGTCACCCACTTAGCATCCAGTTTTTTCACGACATCCAGTCCCGGCAGATGCGGCTTGTAAGGAGGCTTGTTCGACCAGCCACCCCACACGCCCATCATCCGTAGCCCTAAGCGATCGGCCAGGTAAAAGTAATCTCCGATGCGGCTATCCCAGTTGCGAATGGTGAAGGGAATTTGCTCGGGGCGATATTGCTTGCTCGCCGCTTCTGGCAGGATCGCGAAACCGGAGAACTCGGTGATCGGGTTCCCTTCTCCTTGCGGGACGGAAACGTGTAGTTCGTAAAACTGCCCAACATTTAATTCGCTGGCCTCTACCGATAGGTTGGCCTGATATTCCCGCTGCCGTTTTCCTTCGGCAGCGACGAGCGCAACATCCGTGGGCCGAGCTACCACTTTGCCTTGATAGTCGCGGACTTCCCACTGAAGCTCGCGATCGCTCGGCTGTAGTGCTTTGGTGGTGGGGACGGTTACTTGAAATTCAATAGCATCGCCGGGATAGAACAGATTCCCCACTGTTTTCGTGGCAATGCGAATACTTTCAACACTCGGTTCGGCCGGTTGCACGACCAGCCGGGCTGCCGAGAGATCGTCGATCGCAAACTGTCCATACGCCTTGTTCAGCTGCACTTCCCATTGGGCCGTTTTCGCTTTGGCAGGAAGCTTGACCAACTTGCTAACCTGCTCCCAATCGTTCTCACCGTAACCAATCGCTAGGGGAAAGGTCGCCAGGAGGTTACCATCGACATCGAAAGTCTTGATGGAAACCGCTCCATGAAACGAGTTATCTGGCGAATGCAGCTTCGATCGCCAGCGATAGGCAAATTCCCAAGTTCCCTGCTGCACGGGAAATAGCGAGCTGTCAGCCAGCGTAGGTTGCTGAAGCTTCTCGAGGGAGCGTTGCAGGGACAACTGTGAATCGATGCGAACGTCACCTTGCGTCTGCCAGCCAGTAGCATCCCCGTCGAAGCCTTCGGTCCACGCACTGCGTGAGCGTTCCCCTTCGACGATCGCTTCCATGCGGATGTCCCCCAAGTCGAGGCTCATCATAGGTGACTCGGACGAACGGCCATTGAGCATTACTTCGAGCAGCTTGACCGCCCCGTGCCACTTGCCGTCGTTGGCCCCTCCCCAATGTTCGCCACCGGCAATCTGCACGGGGTCGATCGTCATGGCGTGCCACTGACCATCGGCGACCATCGCAATACCATGCCGCTGATGGGTTTGATCGCTGCTGTCGACCAGACGCAGTGAAAACTCCTTCACTTCATCGGAGCGTACTTGAAGTTCGATCGACTTGCTTTGTTTGACATCGAGCTGTGCGAAGCTGCTACGCACGCCAACATAACGCCCTCCGGCACTAAAGTCAGCACTAAGTCGAAGTGCGTGCTCGTCGCTGCGGGGTCCTTCGATGATGACGAGGCTGCCTTTGGCACCAGGAAACTCGTTTCCGTTGTTGTATTGCCACGTGCCGGTCCCTTCTTCTCCGACGTCATCCAGGCGAATCGATTTCGCGATTTCGACTTTGGGTGCTGTCGGCAAGAGCATCACGTTGCGGATCGCAATGTTCCCTTCCTTGAGTGCCTCGCGACCGGCGAGGAAGACGAGCAACTTCCCTGGCTGATGCCAACGACCATCGTTTGCGCCGCTCCATTTCTCGTAGCCGGTCACGATATCCATCGGTGCTCCGGCTTCGAGTGAAGCAAA
The Blastopirellula marina genome window above contains:
- a CDS encoding universal stress protein, encoding MSGSFGADQVIELGARISHRTSARLRGLSTLDTSGLQNAGHLDSAAYAVSESHRIAHAERRQRISHQQMEQVGQRYQIDFDTLGIEGNPIQSLVREAQYHDLLITRSADHARQLPGELNAPELIELVVQSRQPVYISRGSNTNPNRFLLVYDGSESSARVIRTFLTQKPVRSAHCRLLGVGAAADPSSKLLNSMRDYCEARHADLEVGRLAGSPRKVLIPYARKWAPDVVVMGVPRVTGLWRRIRGHVALDFLHHTQFDLYLMG
- a CDS encoding LysR family transcriptional regulator; protein product: MIERLQDLNFLHLFYFWVAVRQGSITAACDHLHLSQPTVSSQIKKLEKSLNHELFDRSGRELRLTDVGSTVFEYADEIFSAGREMLGSLRGLPSQRSLRLSVGVPMYVPKLITYRLLEAALRFPEPVQIDYHEAPMEQLVADLARHRHDLIISDRSISSDGNKRCFNHPLGDCAVAFCAVKPMADQLRADFPQSLQRAPLLLPSPQTELRRNLDRWFDENDICPKIVAQFDDSAMLKEFGRGGAGVFPTPAAVLDQVCQQYNVELVGTLEELRSHFFAITAQRKLLHPVVMAISEEAPKILFDIRNGTNLLNEQNPSTS
- the ppk2 gene encoding polyphosphate kinase 2 yields the protein MSDSNPSDDHERLHNEILDSLDEEFEAELEDAMMDRVGSRDEAIEEGHLSRRVYFRELLRLQRELIKLQNWVVESKAKVAVLFEGRDAAGKGGAIKRITQRLNPRVCRVVALSAPSQREQTQWYFQRYVQHLPAGGEIVLFDRSWYNRAGVERVMGFCNQQQLEEFFRTVPEFERMLVQSGMYLIKYWFSISDQEQQFRFQCRIDDPLKQWKLSPMDLESRRRWEQYTVAKEEMFARTNFSEAPWWVVEADDKKRARLNCIHHFLQQLPYTEVPQERISLPPREHDEGYRRQPLPEDVIVPSVY
- a CDS encoding bestrophin family protein — translated: MIREGFWTEVFRLNGSVTPLVAGRLLGFTAFGAIIYALFEAFHLKNGLATAHYEYIGAVLALLLVLRTNAGYDRWWEARKIWGGIVNQSRNLAQIGLIYGPTNPSWREDYTRWVAAFSATCHHSLRGEHKFDEIQGMCEIVGTAETRRLSQADHMPLYAIHRVADLLKQAVDSGEMDRFYFLQAESERAKLIDHIGGCERILKTPLASAFSIKIRRFLFLYLMFLPIAIVDAAGVATPLIVFLVAYPLLALDQIGVELENPFSKSRLNHLPLNQISETIRGNLMASLEPLPPIIPHNAVPIPKPKSRQGEVVIAYPEEGYATYPFPSPAES